Proteins encoded within one genomic window of Streptomyces taklimakanensis:
- a CDS encoding L-threonylcarbamoyladenylate synthase, producing MARRYDCSDATDRATGLREATSAVRRGELVVLPTDTVYGIGADAFTPEAVGDLLEAKGRGRSMPSPVLIGSPNTLHGLVTDFSEQAWELVDAFWPGALTLVARHQPSLTWDLGETHGTVAVRMPLHPVAIELLTETGPMAVSSANLTGHPAPQDCDAAQEMLGDSVSVYLDGGPTPASVPSSIVDVTRPVPRLLREGAIGVEELRKVVPDLEAAS from the coding sequence ATGGCACGGCGTTACGACTGCTCCGACGCGACCGACCGCGCCACCGGTCTGCGTGAGGCCACCTCCGCGGTCCGCCGCGGCGAACTCGTCGTGCTGCCCACGGACACGGTCTACGGGATCGGCGCCGACGCCTTCACCCCGGAGGCCGTCGGCGACCTGCTGGAGGCCAAGGGGCGCGGGCGCAGCATGCCCTCGCCCGTCCTGATCGGCTCGCCCAACACCCTGCACGGTCTGGTCACCGACTTCTCCGAGCAGGCCTGGGAGCTGGTGGACGCCTTCTGGCCCGGCGCCCTCACCCTGGTCGCCCGGCACCAGCCCTCGCTGACCTGGGACCTGGGCGAGACCCACGGCACGGTCGCCGTCCGCATGCCGCTGCACCCGGTGGCCATCGAGCTGCTGACCGAGACCGGCCCGATGGCGGTGTCGTCGGCGAACCTCACCGGCCATCCCGCCCCGCAGGACTGCGACGCGGCCCAGGAGATGCTGGGCGACTCCGTCTCCGTCTACCTCGACGGCGGCCCCACCCCCGCCTCGGTGCCCTCCTCCATCGTCGACGTCACCCGTCCGGTGCCCCGGCTGCTGCGCGAGGGCGCGATCGGTGTCGAGGAGCTGCGCAAGGTCGTACCCGACCTCGAGGCCGCCAGTTGA
- a CDS encoding protein-tyrosine-phosphatase: MTPSDGAPEEHGIPVFRILHVSTGNVCRSPITERLTRHALVDRLGDERAGGLVVESAGTWGHEGAPMEEHAAEVLLEHGADPSGFLGRELLDEHVIRADLVLTATRDHRAQVISMGHSAGLRTFTLKEFTRLVRAIDPATLPEPDGDGRVVERARALVRAAAALRGWLLAPSAEADEVYDPYGAPITYFRSVGEEISAALDPVVTALTGVPARA; encoded by the coding sequence TTGACTCCGTCCGACGGGGCGCCCGAGGAACATGGCATACCGGTCTTCCGCATCCTCCACGTCTCCACCGGGAACGTCTGCCGCTCGCCCATCACCGAGCGGCTGACCCGGCACGCCCTGGTGGACCGGCTCGGTGACGAGCGGGCCGGCGGACTGGTCGTGGAGAGCGCGGGGACGTGGGGGCACGAGGGCGCCCCGATGGAGGAGCACGCCGCGGAGGTCCTGCTGGAGCACGGCGCGGACCCCTCCGGCTTCCTCGGCCGCGAGCTGCTGGACGAACACGTCATCCGTGCCGACCTGGTGCTGACCGCGACCCGTGACCACCGGGCCCAGGTGATCTCCATGGGGCACTCCGCGGGACTGCGCACGTTCACCCTCAAGGAGTTCACCCGGCTGGTGCGGGCCATCGATCCGGCCACCCTGCCCGAGCCCGACGGCGACGGCCGCGTGGTCGAGCGGGCCCGCGCGCTGGTGCGCGCCGCGGCGGCGCTGCGCGGCTGGCTGCTGGCGCCCAGCGCGGAGGCCGACGAGGTGTACGACCCCTACGGCGCCCCCATCACGTACTTCCGCAGCGTCGGCGAGGAGATCAGCGCGGCGCTCGACCCGGTGGTCACCGCCCTGACGGGGGTTCCCGCGCGCGCATGA
- a CDS encoding MraY family glycosyltransferase produces the protein MREYLLTLCVTAAVTYLLTGPVRKFAIAAGAMPEIRARDVHREPTPRLGGIAMFGGLCAGLLVASRLTNTGDVFTLSDEPRALLAGAGLIWLLGVLDDKWGVDALVKLGGQMIAAGVMVWQGLTILWLPIPGVGNVAVTPMQGTLLTVALVVVTINAVNFVDGLDGLASGMVCIAAAAFFVYAYRMWYGHGIEGAAPATLFAAVLMGMCLGFLPHNMHPARIFMGDSGSMLIGLVLAAGAVSITGQIDPDRITESEGSVRSGVYSMVPVYMPVLLPLTVIAVPIADLVLAVVRRTWRGQSPFAADRGHLHHRLLEIGHSHSRAVLIMYFWSALIAFGAVAFSVRSSSLVIVLAIVLLSAVGLVILLMPRFTPRVPRWAQRLVPPRYRVRASRASGERGDDADGSAEAGAGGRPGGATALGEYDRPAREGRPRADSRS, from the coding sequence GTGCGTGAATACCTGCTGACGTTGTGCGTCACCGCCGCGGTCACCTACCTCCTCACCGGGCCGGTACGGAAGTTCGCCATCGCGGCGGGCGCGATGCCCGAGATCCGCGCGCGCGACGTGCACCGCGAACCGACGCCGCGGCTCGGCGGCATCGCCATGTTCGGCGGCCTGTGCGCGGGCCTGCTGGTGGCTTCCCGGCTCACCAACACCGGTGACGTCTTCACGCTCTCCGACGAGCCCCGCGCGCTGCTGGCCGGGGCCGGTCTCATCTGGCTGCTGGGCGTCCTGGACGACAAGTGGGGCGTGGACGCCCTGGTCAAGCTCGGTGGGCAGATGATCGCCGCGGGCGTGATGGTCTGGCAGGGCCTGACGATCCTGTGGCTGCCCATCCCGGGCGTGGGCAACGTGGCCGTGACGCCGATGCAGGGCACGCTGCTGACCGTCGCGCTGGTCGTCGTCACGATCAACGCGGTGAACTTCGTGGACGGCCTGGACGGTCTCGCCTCCGGCATGGTCTGCATCGCCGCGGCGGCGTTCTTCGTCTACGCCTACCGGATGTGGTACGGGCACGGCATCGAGGGAGCCGCTCCCGCCACCCTCTTCGCCGCGGTCCTCATGGGCATGTGCCTGGGCTTCCTGCCGCACAACATGCACCCCGCGCGGATCTTCATGGGCGACTCGGGCTCGATGCTCATCGGCCTGGTGCTGGCCGCGGGCGCGGTGTCCATCACCGGACAGATCGACCCGGACCGGATCACCGAGTCCGAGGGGTCCGTCCGCTCCGGCGTGTACTCCATGGTGCCGGTCTACATGCCGGTGCTGCTGCCGCTGACGGTCATCGCGGTGCCCATCGCCGACCTGGTGCTGGCGGTGGTGCGGCGCACCTGGCGGGGACAGTCGCCGTTCGCGGCCGACCGGGGCCACCTCCACCACCGGCTGCTGGAGATCGGGCACTCGCACAGCCGGGCCGTGCTGATCATGTACTTCTGGTCGGCGCTGATCGCCTTCGGTGCCGTCGCCTTCTCGGTGCGGTCCTCCAGCCTGGTGATCGTGCTCGCCATCGTGCTGCTGAGCGCGGTGGGGCTGGTGATCCTGCTGATGCCCCGCTTCACCCCGCGGGTGCCGCGCTGGGCGCAACGGCTCGTTCCGCCGCGCTACCGTGTTCGGGCGTCCAGGGCGTCCGGGGAGCGGGGGGACGACGCGGACGGGAGCGCGGAAGCCGGGGCCGGCGGGCGGCCCGGTGGGGCGACCGCGCTCGGCGAGTACGATCGTCCGGCGCGGGAGGGTCGCCCCAGGGCGGACAGCCGCTCATAG
- the atpB gene encoding F0F1 ATP synthase subunit A, whose product MSSDQLLAFETDCHLFKGCGFEAPSVWSFIFDPIAEVGGVEINKPMLLAFIGTFAILGFFWAAFANPKVVPGKLQMVAEALYEFVRRGIAREVIGKKGDAFIPFLVSLFFFVWMLNLWAIIPIAQFPVSAIIAYPAGLALVVWITYMTVTFKTNGFVGGIRNLCVPGGLPKPIYVLLTPIEFVSNIFVRPFTLAVRLFANMFAGHILILIFTIATWYMLGTFLGTLYATASFAMTIVLTAFELFIQALQAYVFTVLTATYLSQALEEAH is encoded by the coding sequence GTGAGTAGTGACCAGTTGCTCGCCTTCGAGACCGACTGCCACCTGTTCAAGGGCTGTGGTTTCGAGGCCCCCAGTGTGTGGTCGTTCATCTTCGACCCGATCGCCGAGGTCGGCGGGGTCGAGATCAACAAGCCGATGCTGCTCGCCTTCATCGGTACCTTCGCCATCCTCGGCTTCTTCTGGGCGGCCTTCGCCAACCCCAAGGTGGTCCCCGGCAAGCTGCAGATGGTCGCCGAGGCGCTCTACGAGTTCGTGCGTCGGGGCATCGCCCGGGAGGTGATCGGAAAGAAGGGCGACGCCTTCATCCCGTTCCTGGTGTCGCTGTTCTTCTTCGTGTGGATGCTGAACCTCTGGGCGATCATCCCCATCGCCCAGTTCCCGGTCAGCGCGATCATCGCCTACCCGGCCGGCCTCGCGTTGGTCGTCTGGATCACCTACATGACGGTGACGTTCAAGACGAACGGCTTCGTCGGCGGGATCCGCAACCTCTGCGTCCCCGGCGGCCTGCCGAAGCCGATCTACGTGCTGCTCACGCCGATCGAGTTCGTCTCCAACATCTTCGTGCGGCCCTTCACGCTGGCGGTCCGGCTCTTCGCGAACATGTTCGCCGGCCACATCCTGATCCTGATCTTCACGATCGCCACCTGGTACATGCTCGGCACCTTCCTCGGCACCCTCTACGCGACCGCCTCGTTCGCGATGACGATCGTGCTCACGGCCTTCGAGCTGTTCATCCAGGCGCTGCAGGCCTACGTCTTCACCGTGCTGACCGCGACCTACCTCTCCCAGGCGCTGGAGGAGGCGCACTGA
- the atpE gene encoding ATP synthase F0 subunit C — protein sequence MSALETLAAVEGNVGTIGYGLAAIGPGIGIGIIFGNGVQAIARQPEAAGLIRQNMLLGFAVVEALALIGFVVPFIL from the coding sequence ATGTCTGCTCTCGAGACCCTCGCTGCTGTCGAAGGCAACGTCGGCACCATCGGCTACGGCCTCGCCGCGATCGGCCCCGGCATCGGCATCGGCATCATCTTCGGTAACGGTGTGCAGGCCATCGCCCGCCAGCCCGAGGCCGCCGGCCTCATCCGTCAGAACATGCTGCTCGGCTTCGCCGTCGTCGAGGCCCTGGCGCTGATCGGCTTCGTCGTCCCGTTCATCCTCTGA
- a CDS encoding F0F1 ATP synthase subunit B, with the protein MMNLAASEPQSPLLPVWPEVVIGLIAFGIVFFVFAKKLLPAINKALEERREAIEGGMEKAEAAQAEAQQTLEEYRAQLAEARHEAARLRQEAQEQGATLIAEMRAEGQRQREEIIAAGHAQIEADRRQAAQSLRQDVGKLATDLAGKLVGESLEDVARQSRTIDRFLDELEAKATTAESSGVAR; encoded by the coding sequence ATGATGAACCTGGCAGCTTCGGAACCGCAGTCCCCGCTGCTTCCGGTCTGGCCCGAGGTCGTCATCGGCCTGATCGCCTTCGGCATCGTCTTCTTCGTCTTCGCCAAGAAGCTCCTCCCGGCCATCAACAAGGCCCTGGAGGAGCGTCGTGAGGCGATCGAGGGGGGCATGGAGAAGGCCGAGGCTGCTCAGGCCGAGGCGCAGCAGACGCTCGAGGAGTACCGAGCCCAGCTCGCCGAGGCTCGTCACGAGGCCGCGCGCCTGCGCCAGGAGGCGCAGGAGCAGGGCGCCACGCTCATCGCGGAGATGCGCGCTGAGGGCCAGCGGCAGCGTGAGGAGATCATCGCCGCGGGGCACGCCCAGATCGAGGCCGACCGTCGGCAGGCGGCCCAGTCGCTGCGCCAGGACGTGGGCAAGCTCGCCACCGACCTGGCCGGCAAGCTGGTCGGCGAGTCCCTCGAGGACGTCGCCCGGCAGAGCCGCACGATCGACCGCTTCCTCGACGAGCTCGAGGCGAAGGCGACCACCGCCGAGTCCTCCGGGGTCGCCCGATGA
- a CDS encoding F0F1 ATP synthase subunit delta has product MNGASREALAAARERLDALTDSTSVDAAKLADELAAVTALLDREVSLRRVLTDPAQPGEAKAELVGRLLGGQVGGETVDLVSGMVRSRWSRSRDLVDAVEQLADVADLIAAERDGSLDDVEDELFRFSRTLASSAELRATLAGKGAGEALRDAKTELLRRLLGGRARPATERLIVRLVRQPRGRSLEGGLEALSRLAAERRNRSVAVVTTAVPLSDHQKQRLGAALAKLYGREIHLNLDVDPAVLGGVRVRIGDEIIDGTIADRLEEANRRMAG; this is encoded by the coding sequence ATGAACGGAGCGAGCCGTGAGGCACTGGCCGCAGCCCGTGAGCGACTGGACGCGCTGACGGACTCCACGTCCGTCGACGCGGCCAAACTCGCCGACGAACTGGCCGCGGTCACCGCGCTGCTCGACCGCGAGGTGTCGCTGCGCCGGGTCCTCACCGACCCGGCGCAGCCCGGCGAGGCCAAGGCCGAGCTGGTCGGACGCCTGCTCGGCGGTCAGGTGGGCGGGGAGACGGTCGACCTGGTCTCCGGCATGGTCCGCTCCCGCTGGTCGCGCTCGCGCGACCTGGTGGACGCGGTCGAGCAGCTCGCCGACGTGGCCGACCTGATCGCCGCCGAACGCGACGGCAGCCTCGACGACGTCGAGGACGAGCTGTTCCGGTTCTCCCGGACTCTCGCCTCCTCGGCCGAGCTGCGGGCCACCCTCGCCGGCAAGGGGGCCGGCGAGGCCCTCAGGGACGCCAAGACCGAGCTGTTGCGCCGGCTGCTCGGCGGCAGGGCCCGCCCCGCCACCGAGCGACTGATCGTCCGCCTGGTGCGCCAGCCGCGTGGTCGTAGTCTTGAAGGAGGGCTCGAAGCCCTCTCCAGGCTGGCCGCGGAGCGCCGGAACCGTTCGGTCGCGGTGGTCACCACCGCGGTACCTCTCAGCGACCACCAGAAGCAGCGCCTGGGCGCCGCCCTGGCCAAGCTGTACGGCCGTGAGATCCACCTCAACCTCGACGTGGACCCGGCGGTCCTCGGCGGGGTCAGGGTGCGGATCGGTGACGAGATCATCGACGGCACCATCGCCGACCGCCTCGAAGAGGCGAACCGGCGGATGGCGGGCTGA
- the atpA gene encoding F0F1 ATP synthase subunit alpha has translation MAELTIRPDEIRDALENFVQSYKPDAASREEVGTVSVAGDGIAKVEGLPSTMANELLKFEDGTLGLALNLEEREIGAVVLGEFSGIEEGQPVRRTGEVLSVAVGDGYLGRVVDPLGNPVDGLGEIETEGRRALELQAPTVMQRKSVHEPMETGYKAVDAMTPIGRGQRQLIIGDRQTGKTALAIDTIINQRDNWRSGDPNKQVRCIYVAIGQKGSTIASVRAALEETGALEYTTIVAAPASDPAGFKYLAPYTGSAIGQHWMYQGKHVLIIFDDLSKQADAYRAVSLLLRRPPGREAYPGDVFYLHSRLLERCAKLSDEMGAGSMTGLPIIETKANDVSAFIPTNVISITDGQCFLESDLFNAGQRPALNVGISVSRVGGSAQHKAMKQVSGRLRVDLAQFRELEAFAAFGSDLDEASKAALERGKRMVELLKQPQYAPYPTENQVVSIWAGTTGRMDDVPVEDIRRFERELLDHLHRERKDLMTGIREGGKMSDDTLESLSDAVVSFKKQFETSDGKLLGEG, from the coding sequence ATGGCGGAGCTCACGATCCGGCCGGATGAGATCCGGGACGCGCTGGAGAACTTCGTCCAGTCGTACAAGCCGGACGCGGCCTCGCGCGAAGAGGTCGGGACGGTCAGCGTTGCCGGTGACGGCATCGCGAAGGTCGAGGGCCTTCCCTCGACCATGGCGAACGAGCTGCTGAAGTTCGAGGACGGCACCCTCGGCCTCGCCCTCAACCTCGAGGAGCGCGAGATCGGCGCGGTCGTCCTCGGAGAGTTCAGCGGCATCGAGGAGGGTCAGCCGGTGCGCCGCACCGGCGAGGTCCTCTCCGTCGCGGTCGGCGACGGGTACCTCGGCCGTGTCGTCGACCCGCTGGGCAACCCGGTCGACGGCCTCGGCGAGATCGAGACCGAGGGCCGCCGCGCCCTCGAACTGCAGGCCCCCACGGTCATGCAGCGCAAGTCGGTGCACGAGCCGATGGAGACGGGCTACAAGGCCGTCGACGCGATGACCCCGATCGGCCGCGGTCAGCGTCAGCTGATCATCGGTGACCGCCAGACCGGCAAGACGGCCCTGGCCATCGACACGATCATCAACCAGCGTGACAACTGGCGTTCCGGCGACCCGAACAAGCAGGTCCGCTGCATCTACGTCGCCATCGGCCAGAAGGGCTCCACCATCGCCTCCGTGCGCGCGGCGCTGGAGGAGACCGGTGCGCTGGAGTACACCACCATCGTCGCCGCCCCGGCGTCCGACCCGGCGGGCTTCAAGTACCTGGCCCCCTACACCGGCTCGGCCATCGGTCAGCACTGGATGTACCAGGGCAAGCACGTCCTGATCATCTTCGACGACCTGTCCAAGCAGGCCGACGCCTACCGCGCCGTCTCCCTGCTGCTGCGCCGCCCGCCGGGCCGTGAGGCCTACCCGGGTGACGTCTTCTACCTGCACTCCCGGCTGCTGGAGCGGTGCGCCAAGCTGTCGGACGAGATGGGTGCCGGTTCGATGACCGGTCTGCCGATCATCGAGACCAAGGCGAACGACGTCTCGGCGTTCATCCCGACCAACGTCATCTCCATCACCGACGGTCAGTGCTTCCTGGAGTCCGACCTGTTCAACGCGGGCCAGCGCCCGGCGCTGAACGTCGGTATCTCGGTCTCCCGCGTCGGTGGTTCGGCCCAGCACAAGGCCATGAAGCAGGTCTCCGGCCGGCTCCGCGTGGACCTCGCCCAGTTCCGTGAGCTGGAGGCGTTCGCCGCCTTCGGTTCCGACCTGGACGAGGCCTCCAAGGCGGCGCTGGAGCGGGGCAAGCGCATGGTCGAGCTGCTCAAGCAGCCGCAGTACGCGCCGTACCCGACCGAGAACCAGGTCGTCTCCATCTGGGCCGGCACCACCGGTCGCATGGACGACGTGCCGGTGGAGGACATCCGCCGCTTCGAGCGCGAGCTGCTGGACCACCTGCACCGCGAGCGCAAGGACCTGATGACCGGCATCCGCGAGGGCGGCAAGATGTCCGACGACACCCTCGAGTCCCTCTCGGACGCCGTCGTCTCCTTCAAGAAGCAGTTCGAGACCTCGGACGGCAAGCTGCTGGGCGAGGGCTGA
- a CDS encoding F0F1 ATP synthase subunit gamma, giving the protein MGAQVRIYKRRIRSVSATKKITKAMEMISASRIVKAQRQVAASTPYADELTRAVTAVATGSDTRHPLTTEAEKPTRAAVLLITSDRGLAGGYSSNAIKAADRVTERLREQGKEVDTYIVGRKGVSYYSFRDRKIARSWTGFTDRPSYADAKAVAGPLIEAVQTETSEGGVDELHIVFTEFVSMMTQNPVGKLLLPLSLDEVEEEAGKKEQRVRPLYDFEPSAEDVLDALLPRYVESRIYNALLQSAASEHAARRRAMKSATDNAEELIKSLTRLANQARQADITQEISEIVGGASALADASAGSD; this is encoded by the coding sequence ATGGGCGCGCAGGTCAGGATCTACAAGCGGCGGATTCGTTCCGTCAGCGCGACCAAGAAGATCACCAAGGCGATGGAGATGATCTCCGCCTCGCGCATCGTCAAGGCACAGCGCCAGGTGGCCGCGTCGACTCCGTACGCCGACGAGCTGACCCGGGCCGTCACCGCCGTCGCCACCGGTTCCGACACCCGGCACCCGCTGACCACCGAGGCCGAGAAGCCGACCCGGGCCGCGGTCCTGCTCATCACGAGCGACCGCGGTCTGGCCGGCGGGTACTCGTCCAACGCCATCAAGGCCGCGGACCGGGTGACCGAGCGGCTGCGGGAGCAGGGCAAGGAGGTCGACACCTACATCGTCGGCCGCAAGGGCGTGTCCTACTACAGCTTCCGCGACCGGAAGATCGCCCGGTCGTGGACGGGCTTCACCGACCGTCCGAGCTACGCCGACGCCAAGGCCGTCGCCGGACCGCTGATCGAGGCGGTCCAGACGGAGACCTCCGAGGGCGGCGTGGACGAGCTGCACATCGTCTTCACGGAGTTCGTGTCGATGATGACGCAGAACCCGGTCGGGAAGCTGCTGCTCCCCCTCAGCCTCGACGAGGTCGAGGAGGAGGCCGGGAAGAAGGAGCAGCGGGTCCGTCCGCTGTACGACTTCGAGCCGTCGGCCGAGGACGTCCTGGACGCCCTGCTGCCGCGGTACGTCGAGAGCCGGATCTACAACGCCCTCCTCCAGTCCGCCGCCTCGGAGCACGCCGCCCGTCGGCGCGCGATGAAGTCGGCGACGGACAACGCCGAGGAACTCATCAAGTCGCTCACGCGGCTTGCCAACCAGGCCCGTCAGGCCGACATCACCCAGGAAATCAGCGAGATCGTCGGTGGTGCCAGCGCGCTGGCCGACGCTTCTGCGGGGAGTGACTGA
- the atpD gene encoding F0F1 ATP synthase subunit beta translates to MTTTVEPTAPAGVATGRVARVIGPVVDVEFPVDAMPEIYNALTVEVSDPAEEGAKKTLTLEVAQHLGEGVVRAISMQPTDGLVRQAPVTDTGRGISVPVGDVTKGKVFNTLGEVLNEDPSSVAGAERWDIHRKAPAFDQLESKTEMFETGLKVIDLLTPYVKGGKIGLFGGAGVGKTVLIQEMIMRVAKLHEGVSVFAGVGERTREGNDLMVEMEEAGVLDKTALVFGQMDEPPGTRLRVALAGLTMAEYFRDVQKQDVLFFIDNIFRFTQAGSEVSTLLGRMPSAVGYQPNLADEMGLLQERITSTRGHSITSMQAIYVPADDLTDPAPATTFAHLDATTVLSRPISEKGIYPAVDPLDSTSRILDPRYISQEHYQCATRVKGILQKYKDLQDIIAILGIDELGEEDKLVVHRARRIERFLSQNTHAAKQFTGLDGSDVPLDESIAAFNAIADGEYDHFPEQAFFMCGGLDDLKAKAKELGVS, encoded by the coding sequence ATGACCACCACTGTTGAGCCGACCGCTCCCGCCGGCGTGGCCACCGGCCGCGTCGCGCGGGTCATCGGCCCGGTCGTCGACGTGGAATTCCCCGTCGACGCGATGCCGGAAATCTACAACGCGCTGACCGTCGAGGTCTCCGACCCGGCCGAGGAGGGTGCCAAGAAGACCCTCACGCTCGAGGTCGCCCAGCACCTGGGCGAGGGGGTGGTCCGTGCCATCTCCATGCAGCCCACCGACGGTCTGGTCCGCCAGGCCCCGGTGACCGACACCGGCCGCGGCATCTCCGTCCCGGTCGGCGACGTGACCAAGGGCAAGGTCTTCAACACCCTGGGCGAGGTCCTGAACGAGGACCCGTCCTCGGTCGCGGGCGCCGAGCGCTGGGACATCCACCGCAAGGCCCCGGCCTTCGACCAGCTCGAGTCCAAGACCGAGATGTTCGAGACCGGTCTGAAGGTCATCGACCTGCTGACCCCGTACGTCAAGGGCGGCAAGATCGGTCTGTTCGGCGGCGCGGGCGTCGGCAAGACCGTCCTCATCCAGGAAATGATCATGCGTGTGGCCAAGCTGCACGAGGGTGTTTCCGTGTTCGCCGGCGTCGGCGAGCGCACCCGTGAGGGCAACGACCTCATGGTGGAGATGGAGGAGGCCGGCGTCCTGGACAAGACCGCGCTGGTCTTCGGCCAGATGGACGAGCCCCCGGGCACCCGTCTGCGCGTGGCGCTGGCCGGTCTGACGATGGCGGAGTACTTCCGCGACGTCCAGAAGCAGGACGTGCTGTTCTTCATCGACAACATCTTCCGCTTCACCCAGGCCGGTTCCGAGGTCTCCACCCTGCTGGGCCGCATGCCCTCCGCGGTGGGCTACCAGCCGAACCTGGCGGACGAGATGGGTCTCCTGCAGGAGCGCATCACCTCCACCCGCGGTCACTCCATCACCTCGATGCAGGCGATCTACGTGCCCGCGGACGACCTGACCGACCCGGCCCCGGCGACGACCTTCGCCCACCTGGACGCCACCACCGTTCTGTCGCGTCCGATCTCGGAGAAGGGCATCTACCCGGCGGTGGACCCGCTGGACTCCACCTCCCGGATCCTGGACCCGCGCTACATCTCGCAGGAGCACTACCAGTGCGCCACCCGCGTCAAGGGGATCCTGCAGAAGTACAAGGACCTCCAGGACATCATCGCCATCCTCGGCATCGACGAGCTCGGCGAGGAGGACAAGCTGGTCGTCCACCGCGCCCGTCGCATCGAGCGCTTCCTGTCGCAGAACACCCACGCGGCGAAGCAGTTCACCGGCCTGGACGGATCGGACGTTCCGCTGGACGAGTCGATCGCCGCGTTCAACGCGATCGCGGACGGCGAGTACGACCACTTCCCGGAGCAGGCGTTCTTCATGTGCGGTGGCCTGGACGACCTCAAGGCCAAGGCCAAGGAGCTGGGCGTCTCCTGA
- a CDS encoding F0F1 ATP synthase subunit epsilon, with translation MAELHVELVAADRKVWSGKASLVVARTSSGDIGVMPGHQPLLGVLESGPVMIRTTGESGNGTVVAAVHGGFISFADNKLSLLAEIAELSEEIDVQRAERALERAKAEADAAAERRAEIRLRAVAGAH, from the coding sequence GTGGCTGAGCTGCACGTCGAGTTGGTCGCCGCGGACCGCAAGGTCTGGTCGGGCAAGGCCAGCCTGGTCGTCGCGCGGACCTCGTCGGGTGATATCGGCGTCATGCCCGGCCACCAGCCGCTGCTCGGTGTGCTGGAGTCGGGCCCGGTGATGATCCGTACGACCGGCGAGAGCGGGAACGGCACCGTCGTCGCCGCGGTGCACGGCGGCTTCATCTCCTTCGCGGACAACAAGCTGTCGCTGCTCGCGGAGATCGCGGAGCTGTCCGAGGAGATCGATGTCCAGCGCGCCGAGCGCGCGCTGGAGCGGGCGAAGGCGGAAGCGGACGCCGCCGCCGAGCGGCGCGCCGAGATCCGACTTCGGGCCGTGGCGGGCGCACACTGA
- a CDS encoding DUF2550 domain-containing protein, giving the protein MVLALVLVGAVLALVLLGLFAFGLRRRLIQRSGGTFDCSLRWDAPGPGGSAGAGGKGWIYGVSRYSGDRVEWFRVFSYAPRPRRLLEREAIEVLERRRPEGDEELALLSDSVVLACSHRGTRVELAMSEDALTGFLAWLEAAPPGQRVNVA; this is encoded by the coding sequence ATGGTCCTCGCTCTCGTGCTGGTCGGAGCGGTGCTGGCACTGGTGCTGCTGGGACTGTTCGCGTTCGGGCTGCGGCGGCGCCTGATCCAGCGGTCGGGCGGCACCTTCGACTGCAGCCTGCGGTGGGACGCGCCCGGGCCGGGCGGGAGCGCCGGCGCCGGCGGCAAGGGCTGGATCTACGGAGTCTCCCGTTACAGCGGGGACCGCGTCGAGTGGTTCCGGGTCTTCTCCTACGCGCCCAGGCCGCGCCGGCTGCTGGAGCGCGAGGCGATCGAGGTGCTGGAGCGACGGAGGCCCGAGGGTGACGAGGAGCTGGCTCTCCTGTCCGACTCGGTGGTCCTGGCCTGCTCACACCGGGGGACGAGGGTGGAGCTGGCGATGAGCGAGGACGCGCTGACCGGTTTCCTGGCCTGGTTGGAGGCGGCACCCCCCGGGCAGCGGGTGAACGTGGCCTAG